Within the Pseudarthrobacter sp. W1I19 genome, the region TTAGAGGAACTGTTAGGCCAGAAGCGCCCGGTTCCACTCTCCCTCCCCCTTGAATGGAACACCCCTTAATGTCCTCCGCGATTTCCGCGCCGGCGCCCCAGCGTTTCCCGCTGGCCGCCATGATGGTCCTGGCCACCATCGCCTTCACCGCCATCACCACCGAGCTGCTCCCGTCCGGCCTGCTCCCCCAGATCAGCACCGGGTTGAACGTGTCCGAACCGGTGGCCGGCTACCTCGCCGCGGCCTACGCCGCCGTCATTGTGGTTACGGTGGTGCCCGCCGCACGGCTGCTGGCCAACATCCCGAAGCGGCCGTTGCTGGTGGCCCTGGTCCTGACCTTTGCGCTGAGCAACGCCCTGGTGGGGCTGGCCCCGGACTTCACCTTCGCGATGGTGGCACGGCTGGTGGGCGGCCTGGCGCACGGGCTGCTCTGGACCACCATGGCCCCGTACGTCGCCCGCGTGGTCCCTGCGGACAAGGTGGGAAAGGCCCTGGCCATTGTCTTCAGCGGCAACAGCCTGGGCCTGGCTATCGGCGCACCCATTGGCACTGCGCTGGGCACAGTCCTCGGCTGGCGCTCGGCGTTCCTTGCCCTCGCCGGGTTCGGTGTGGCCCTTGCGGTCCTGGGCTTTTTCTTCCTCCCGTCTGTCAAGCGCGGCGCCGGCGAAGCCCGCCCCTCCATGCGCGCGGCCATCGCCCAGCCCGGCGTGAAGTCCGTGGCCATCGCATGGCCATTGCTTGTCCTGGCCCACTTCGCGCTCTTCACCTACATCGCTCCGTATATCCGCGAGGCCGGCCTGCCGGACTACGCCATCAGCCTCTCCCTTACCGTCCTGGGCGTCTCCGGCCTGCTGGGCATCTGGATCGCAGGAATGACCGTGGATTCCCACCCGCGCCGTTCGCTATTGATAACGACGGCGGCAATTGCAGCTTCGATGCTTGCCTTGCCGTTTGTGGGTGGCAGCCTCTTCTTCGCCCTGGCTTTGATGACCGTGTGGGGCGCGGGGCTGGGTGCCATCGGCATCTACAACCAGTCCGCCATCCTCCGGGCAGGCCGTGAAAACAAGGACGCGGCCAACGGGCTGACGGTCCTGACCATCCAGCTGGGCATCACCATCGGCGCCCTCTACGGCTCCGCCGCGCTGGTTGTTGCCGGGCCTTTGCTGGTTCCCGCGGCGGCTGCGCTTCCGGTTCTTGCCGCGCTGGCGATCGCTTGGGCCGGCAAGACTGCGGCCTACCCGCCGGGCCCCCGCGAGTCCACGTGGAAGAGCCCGCGGCCTGTTAGGGAACCCGAAGAGTCACACTAAACAGTTTGAGACTCCTCACGCTGTAACGGCGTTAAGGCCCCACCATGGACGGCACTGAGGCGACCCGGGCAGCCAGGTTCACGCTACCGGCTCACGCTGCCGGCCGAGATTCTGTCAGTAAAAAGAGATCAGCTCCACGAGTTCCCCCACCCTGTCTTCCGGGTAGTTTCGGGCGATGTCCGCCTGGGTGAGGATACCCACCAGGTCATGGCCGTCAATGACCGGCAGCCGACGTACCTGGTGCTCTTGCATGGTGCTGATCGCTTCCTCAATCGAATCGTCCGCACCGATGGTCACCGGCTTGCCCTGGCCGAAATCCCCTGCCTTTGCATTTCGCGGATCGCCGCCCTCCGCGAAGCATTTGATGACGATGTCCCGGTCCGTGATCATGCCTTTGAGCCGGTTGTCCTCTCCGCAGATAGGCAGTGCGCCAACGTTCAGTTCCTTCATCTTCCGGGCGGCTGCTTCCAGCGTTTCGTTTTCACCAATGCATTCAACCCC harbors:
- a CDS encoding CBS domain-containing protein, yielding MTTAREIMTGGVECIGENETLEAAARKMKELNVGALPICGEDNRLKGMITDRDIVIKCFAEGGDPRNAKAGDFGQGKPVTIGADDSIEEAISTMQEHQVRRLPVIDGHDLVGILTQADIARNYPEDRVGELVELISFY
- a CDS encoding MFS transporter, whose translation is MSSAISAPAPQRFPLAAMMVLATIAFTAITTELLPSGLLPQISTGLNVSEPVAGYLAAAYAAVIVVTVVPAARLLANIPKRPLLVALVLTFALSNALVGLAPDFTFAMVARLVGGLAHGLLWTTMAPYVARVVPADKVGKALAIVFSGNSLGLAIGAPIGTALGTVLGWRSAFLALAGFGVALAVLGFFFLPSVKRGAGEARPSMRAAIAQPGVKSVAIAWPLLVLAHFALFTYIAPYIREAGLPDYAISLSLTVLGVSGLLGIWIAGMTVDSHPRRSLLITTAAIAASMLALPFVGGSLFFALALMTVWGAGLGAIGIYNQSAILRAGRENKDAANGLTVLTIQLGITIGALYGSAALVVAGPLLVPAAAALPVLAALAIAWAGKTAAYPPGPRESTWKSPRPVREPEESH